A region from the Sorex araneus isolate mSorAra2 chromosome 6, mSorAra2.pri, whole genome shotgun sequence genome encodes:
- the LOC101544496 gene encoding olfactory receptor 2T1, translating into METYNISSTDFTFRGLFNRKDISGLLFAIISIIFFTALIANGIMIFLIHSDSRLHTPMYFLLSHLSFIDMMYISTIVPKMLFDYMLNQRTISFAGCTAQNFLYLTLLGTEFFLLGLMAYDRYVAVCNPLRYPVLMNHRVCWMIVLGSWFGGSLDGFILTPMAMSFPFCNSHEINHFFCELPAVLKLACADTSLYETIMYVCCVLMLLIPFSMVIASYVQILTTVYRMNSVEGKKKALTTCSSHITVVTLFYGAAMYMYVLPHSYHTPLEDKIFSMFYTIVTPMLNPLIYSLRNKDVTGALKRTLNRFKGTQRVSGDDF; encoded by the coding sequence ATGGAAACTTACAACATATCTTCTACAGACTTCACCTTCAGGGGATTGTTTAATAGAAAAGATATTTCAGGTCTTCTTTTTGCCATCATTTCTATCATCTTCTTTACAGCTCTAATAGCCAATGGGATCATGATTTTTCTCATTCACAGTGACTCCCggctccacacccccatgtattTCCTCCTCAGTCACCTCTCCTTCATTGACATGATGTATATCAGCACCATTGTGCCTAAGATGCTATTTGATTATATGCTGAACCAAAGAACCATCTCATTTGCGGGGTGCACAGCTCAGAACTTCCTCTACCTCACTCTTTTgggaactgaattttttttacttgGTCTCATGGCCTATGACAGATATGTGGCTGTTTGCAACCCTTTGAGATACCCTGTCCTCATGAACCACCGAGTCTGTTGGATGATTGTACTAGGTTCCTGGTTTGGGGGCTCACTGGATGGCTTCATTCTAACCCCCATGGCCATGAGCTTCCCCTTCTGTAACTCCCATGAAATTAACCATTTCTTCTGTGAGTTGCCTGCAGTTTTGAAGCTGGCCTGTGCAGACACATCTCTCTATGAGACAATCATGTATGTGTGCTGTGTTTTGATGCTTCTGATCCCTTTTTCTATGGTGATTGCCTCCTATGTCCAAATCCTGACCACAGTTTATCGTATGAATTcagtggaagggaaaaaaaaggcacTCACCACCTGTTCATCTCATATCACAGTGGTGACCTTGTTCTATGGAGCAGCAATGTACATGTACGTGCTACCACATTCTTACCACACACCATTAGAGGACAAAATTTTCTCGATGTTTTACACCATTGTCACACCCATGTTGAACCCACTCATCTATAGTCTGAGGAACAAGGATGTGACTGGAGCTCTAAAGAGGACACTGAACAGGTTCAAAGGTACTCAAAGAGTTTCAGGGGATGATTTTTGA
- the LOC129405744 gene encoding olfactory receptor 2T1-like produces MEIYNISSTDFTFRGLFNRKDISGLLFAIISIIFFTALIANGIMIFLIHSDSRLHTPMYFLLSHLSFIDMMYISTIVPKMLFDYMLNQRTISFAGCTAQNFLYLTLLGTEFFLFGLMAYDRYVAVCNPLRYPVLMNHRVCWMIVLGSWFGGSLDGFILTPMAMSFPFCNSHEINHFFCELPAVLKLACADTSLYETIMYVCCVLMLLIPFSMVIASYVQILTTVYRMNSVEGKKKALTTCSSHITVVTLFYGAAMYMYVLPHSYHTPLEDKIFSMFYTIVTPMLNPLIYSLRNKDVTGALKRTLNRFKGTQRVSGDDF; encoded by the coding sequence ATGGAAATTTACAACATATCTTCTACAGACTTCACCTTCAGGGGATTGTTTAATAGAAAAGATATTTCAGGTCTTCTTTTTGCCATCATTTCTATCATCTTCTTTACAGCTCTAATAGCCAATGGGATCATGATTTTTCTCATTCACAGTGACTCCCggctccacacccccatgtattTCCTCCTCAGTCACCTCTCCTTCATTGACATGATGTATATCAGCACCATTGTGCCTAAGATGCTATTTGATTATATGCTGAACCAAAGAACCATCTCATTTGCGGGGTGCACAGCTCAGAACTTCCTCTACCTCACTCTTTTgggaactgaattttttttatttggtctcATGGCTTATGACAGATATGTGGCTGTTTGCAACCCTTTGAGATACCCTGTCCTCATGAACCACCGAGTCTGTTGGATGATTGTACTAGGTTCCTGGTTTGGGGGCTCACTGGATGGCTTCATTCTAACCCCCATGGCCATGAGCTTCCCCTTCTGTAACTCCCATGAAATTAACCATTTCTTCTGTGAGTTGCCTGCAGTTTTGAAGCTGGCCTGTGCAGACACATCTCTCTATGAGACAATCATGTATGTGTGCTGTGTTTTGATGCTTCTGATCCCTTTTTCTATGGTGATTGCCTCCTATGTCCAAATCCTGACCACAGTTTATCGTATGAATTcagtggaagggaaaaaaaaggcacTCACCACCTGTTCATCTCATATCACAGTGGTGACCTTGTTCTATGGAGCAGCAATGTACATGTACGTGCTACCACACTCTTACCACACACCATTAGAGGACAAAATTTTCTCGATGTTTTACACCATTGTCACACCCATGTTGAACCCACTCATCTATAGTCTGAGGAACAAGGATGTGACTGGAGCTCTAAAGAGGACACTGAACAGGTTCAAAGGTACTCAAAGAGTTTCAGGGGATGATTTTTGA
- the LOC129405764 gene encoding olfactory receptor 2T6-like: MDEDNMTFSNDFTLTGLFNNNKASAFLFSLICAIFFMAIIANGIMIFLIHVDPHLHTPMYFLLSHLSFIDMMYISTIVPKMLVDYILGNTTISFVSCTVQYFLYMGFVGAEFFLLGLMAYDRYVAICNPLRYPILMNQRVCWMILASSWFGGSLDSFLLTPITMTLPFCASHKINHFFCEGPTMLRLACGDKAAYEMIMYVCCVMILLIPFSVVIASYARILITVHQMNSAEGKKKAFTTCSSHITVVTLFYGAALYTYMLPQSYHTPIKDKVFSAFYTILTPFLNPLIYSLRNRDVTGAFKRILKRFQRAPGVTTEDF; this comes from the coding sequence ATGGATGAAGATAATATGACGTTTTCCAATGACTTCACCCTCACGGGTCTTTTCAATAACAATAAGGCCTCCGCCTTCCTTTTTAGCCTCATTTGTGCCATTTTCTTCATGGCCATTATAGCTAATGGGATCATGATATTCCTAATCCACGTAGACCCTCACCTCCATACACCTATGTACTTCCTGCTCAGTCATCTCTCCTTCATTGACATGATGTACATATCCACCATTGTGCCCAAGATGCTGGTTGATTATATTTTGGGCAATACAACGATTTCCTTTGTTTCCTGTACAGTCCAGTACTTTCTCTACATGGGATTTGTGGGGGCTGAGTTTTTCCTCCTTGGACTTATGGCTTATGATCGCTATGTGGCTATCTGCAACCCTCTGCGTTATCCTATACTCATGAACCAAAGGGTTTGCTGGATGATCTTGGCAAGTTCTTGGTTTGGCGGTTCTCTGGACAGCTTCCTTCTCACTCCAATCACCATGACGCTTCCATTCTGCGCCTCCCACAAAATCAATCACTTCTTCTGTGAGGGACCCACGATGCTTAGACTGGCTTGTGGTGACAAAGCTGCCTATGAAATGATTATGTATGTTTGCTGTGTGATGATCCTGCTGATCCCGTTCTCTGTGGTTATTGCCTCGTATGCTCGGATCCTCATCACGGTTCATCAGATGAACTCggcagaagggaagaaaaaagccTTTACGACCTGTTCATCACATATAACTGTAGTGACCTTGTTCTACGGGGCTGCCCTGTACACATACATGCTTCCCCAATCCTACCACACTCCAATCAAAGATAAAGTATTTTCTGCCTTTTACACCATCCTCACCCCATTTTTAAACCCTCTTATCTATAGCCTGAGAAACAGAGATGTGACTGGGGCCTTTAAAAGGATTTTGAAAAGATTTCAAAGAGCCCCTGGTGTGACAACAGAAGACTTCTGA